In Janibacter cremeus, a genomic segment contains:
- a CDS encoding MazG nucleotide pyrophosphohydrolase domain-containing protein — translation MPSLILLATSPRVPAGLLSRDAWRALDAADLVLAADVEEDLPLALADDGVAVTPIGHERATERARMLVESAWTQETIWIGSPDGDPGLSDAIATEVSRLDDGPEVEVLVGSWDVEGGRLLDAVAVMDRLRAPGGCAWVAAQDHASLAPFVLEEAQEVHEAIGAVIADPDDPSVREELTDELGDLLFQVLFHARVAADHAQEPFDVDDVAAALVDKLVRRNPHVFGDATAETLEEIEAQWQAIKAQEKAARTDGPAA, via the coding sequence GTGCCGTCCCTGATCCTGCTGGCCACGAGTCCGCGGGTCCCGGCGGGACTGCTCAGTCGGGACGCGTGGCGCGCCCTCGACGCCGCCGACCTCGTCCTGGCGGCGGACGTCGAGGAGGACCTTCCGCTGGCTCTTGCCGACGACGGGGTCGCGGTCACGCCGATCGGCCACGAGCGGGCGACCGAGCGGGCCCGCATGCTCGTGGAGTCCGCTTGGACTCAGGAGACGATCTGGATCGGCTCGCCCGACGGGGACCCCGGGCTCAGCGACGCGATCGCCACCGAGGTCTCCCGGCTCGACGACGGGCCCGAGGTCGAGGTCCTCGTGGGGTCGTGGGACGTCGAGGGGGGCCGCCTCCTCGACGCCGTCGCGGTCATGGACCGGCTGCGCGCGCCCGGAGGGTGCGCCTGGGTGGCGGCGCAGGACCACGCGAGCTTGGCCCCCTTCGTCCTGGAGGAAGCGCAGGAGGTCCACGAGGCCATCGGGGCGGTCATCGCCGACCCCGACGACCCGAGCGTGCGCGAGGAGCTGACCGACGAGCTCGGTGACCTGCTCTTCCAGGTGCTCTTCCACGCCCGGGTCGCTGCCGACCACGCGCAGGAGCCCTTCGACGTCGACGACGTGGCTGCCGCACTCGTCGACAAGCTCGTGCGTCGCAACCCGCACGTCTTCGGGGACGCGACCGCCGAGACCCTCGAGGAGATCGAGGCGCAGTGGCAGGCGATCAAGGCGCAGGAGAAGGCGGCTCGCACAGACGGCCCGGCGGCGTGA
- a CDS encoding FtsB family cell division protein, translating into MTTRRWVVLGSLMTLLALMLVPTGKSWYDQQQRLDELHSQVTAQEAHLDELKRERDLWQTDAYVEAQARKRLKFVRPGERTYTVVDPEAPIADVDPETGTVQSSNTQPWYEKMADSASTADRAEDDK; encoded by the coding sequence ATGACCACTCGCCGATGGGTGGTCCTCGGGTCGTTGATGACCTTGCTGGCCCTCATGCTCGTGCCCACCGGCAAGTCCTGGTACGACCAGCAGCAACGTCTCGACGAGCTGCACTCGCAGGTCACGGCGCAGGAGGCTCACCTCGACGAGCTGAAGCGTGAGCGTGATCTGTGGCAGACGGACGCCTACGTCGAGGCCCAGGCCCGCAAGCGGCTGAAGTTCGTGCGCCCGGGCGAGCGGACCTACACCGTGGTCGACCCCGAGGCGCCGATCGCGGACGTCGACCCCGAGACCGGGACGGTCCAATCGTCCAACACCCAGCCCTGGTACGAGAAGATGGCCGACTCGGCGAGCACGGCCGACAGGGCGGAGGACGACAAGTGA
- the eno gene encoding phosphopyruvate hydratase — translation MASIDAVGAREILDSRGNPTVEVEVALDDGTIARAAVPSGASTGAFEAVERRDGDTKRYLGKGVEDAVRAVEDDLMPRVIGFEASEQRLIDAEMIAADGTDNKGSIGANAILGVSLAVAKAAAESAGLPLFRYVGGPNAHVLPVPMMNILNGGSHADSNVDIQEFMIAPIGAPSFREALRWGTEVYHALKAVLKDKGLSTGLGDEGGFAPDLGSNREALDLIIDAVKKAGYTPGKEIALALDVAASEFFADGAYTFEGEQRTATQMADYYGELVDAYPLVSIEDPLNEDDWAGWQELTAHLGDRVQLVGDDLFVTNPERLQRGITESSANALLVKVNQIGSLTETMDAVDLAHRNGFRSMMSHRSGETEDVTIADLAVATNCGQIKTGAPARSERVAKYNQLLRIEEELDDAAIYAGVGAFPRFTG, via the coding sequence GTGGCCAGCATTGACGCAGTAGGCGCGCGCGAGATCCTCGACTCCCGCGGCAACCCGACGGTCGAGGTCGAGGTGGCCCTCGACGACGGCACCATCGCCCGTGCTGCAGTCCCCAGCGGCGCGTCCACCGGCGCCTTCGAGGCCGTCGAGCGTCGTGATGGCGACACGAAGCGGTACCTGGGCAAGGGCGTTGAGGATGCCGTGCGGGCCGTCGAGGACGACCTGATGCCACGTGTCATCGGCTTCGAAGCCAGCGAGCAGCGCCTCATCGATGCCGAGATGATCGCCGCCGACGGCACTGACAACAAGGGTTCGATCGGCGCCAACGCCATCCTCGGCGTCTCCCTCGCCGTCGCGAAGGCGGCTGCGGAGTCCGCCGGCCTGCCGCTCTTCCGCTACGTCGGCGGACCGAACGCCCACGTCCTGCCCGTGCCGATGATGAACATCCTCAACGGTGGCTCCCATGCCGACTCCAATGTCGACATCCAGGAGTTCATGATCGCCCCGATCGGCGCCCCCTCGTTCCGCGAGGCGCTGCGCTGGGGCACCGAGGTCTACCACGCGCTCAAGGCCGTCCTGAAGGACAAGGGCCTGTCGACCGGTCTCGGGGACGAGGGTGGCTTCGCGCCGGACCTCGGCAGCAACCGAGAGGCTCTCGACCTGATCATCGACGCGGTCAAGAAGGCCGGCTACACGCCCGGCAAGGAAATCGCGCTCGCACTCGACGTGGCGGCCAGCGAGTTCTTCGCGGACGGCGCCTACACCTTCGAGGGAGAGCAGCGCACGGCGACGCAGATGGCCGACTACTACGGCGAACTCGTCGACGCCTACCCACTGGTGTCCATCGAGGATCCGCTCAACGAGGACGACTGGGCCGGGTGGCAGGAGCTGACCGCCCACCTCGGCGACCGCGTCCAGCTGGTCGGGGACGACCTCTTCGTCACCAACCCCGAGCGGTTGCAGCGCGGCATCACCGAGTCCTCCGCGAACGCCCTGCTCGTCAAGGTCAACCAGATCGGCTCGCTCACCGAGACGATGGACGCGGTCGACCTGGCCCACCGCAACGGATTCCGCTCGATGATGAGCCACCGCTCCGGCGAGACCGAGGACGTGACGATCGCTGACCTGGCCGTCGCCACCAACTGCGGTCAGATCAAGACCGGTGCCCCCGCCCGCTCTGAGCGCGTCGCGAAGTACAACCAGTTGCTGCGCATCGAGGAGGAGCTCGACGACGCAGCCATCTACGCAGGCGTGGGTGCCTTCCCGCGCTTCACGGGCTGA
- a CDS encoding DUF501 domain-containing protein, with translation MTTDEQGNDLSRVTSEDLATIHQQLGRPARSAVDIAHRCPCGGPTVVRTAPRLPGGTPFPTSFYATCPRLTGAVSTLESSGLMAQMSQRLVEDEDLAARYRAAHEDYLARRAELGDVPEIEGTSAGGMPTRVKCLHVLVAHSLAAGPGVNPLGDEALDLLPEWWRAGPCISTDEGSD, from the coding sequence GTGACGACCGACGAGCAGGGTAACGACCTGTCCCGGGTCACCTCCGAGGATCTGGCCACCATCCATCAGCAGCTCGGGCGACCGGCACGCAGTGCTGTCGACATCGCCCACCGGTGCCCGTGTGGGGGGCCCACCGTCGTCCGCACGGCTCCGCGCCTCCCCGGCGGGACCCCCTTCCCCACGAGCTTCTATGCCACGTGCCCGCGGTTGACCGGGGCGGTCTCGACGCTCGAGTCCAGTGGGCTCATGGCGCAGATGTCGCAGCGTCTGGTCGAGGACGAGGACCTGGCCGCGCGCTACCGCGCCGCCCACGAGGACTACCTGGCACGTCGGGCCGAGCTCGGTGATGTGCCCGAGATCGAAGGGACCTCCGCCGGTGGCATGCCCACGCGGGTGAAGTGTCTCCATGTTCTCGTGGCACACTCTTTGGCTGCCGGTCCCGGGGTCAACCCCCTCGGAGACGAGGCACTTGACCTGCTGCCCGAGTGGTGGCGCGCCGGCCCGTGCATCAGCACGGACGAAGGGAGCGACTGA
- the mfd gene encoding transcription-repair coupling factor: MPSSLAPLKSAIAGLPGLADIPRHRATTDQLDIVAPTGLRAPTVATIGGAVPGDAPQLIITSTAREADDLSTALGELVDPDLIATFPSWETLPHERLSPRSDTVGRRLAVLRRLSHPQEQGAGHGPLGYVIASVRAVLQPIAKGLGDLEPVTLRVGDERPLTEIAQALTDAAYVRTDLVDRRGEFAVRGGILDVFPPTEEHPIRVEFFGDTVDEIRWFKVADQRSLDVTEVLWAPPCREVLLTDSVRERAAALAQDLPGVADMLHKVAEGIAVEGMESLAPALVDGMESILDVLPKEALVLVLDHEKVRARAHDLVSTSEEFLQASWANAAAGNVVPIDLEGVLGTASHWTLAQASEHTLELGLPWWSITPFAVDEELDALAAEMDDRVAHDHVALRVPAAEPPKFRGNTEAAVAQLAEWTTAGWRVLVATDGAGLVTRVAEVLRGADVPTRVVDEGDPVEPTELSQGVVTVTRASLGTGFVAADDRLAVLTEADLLGSSGAGASTRDMRRMPSRRRKQVDPLQLRPGDHVVHEQHGVGSFVEMIQRTIGGATREYLVIEYAPSRRGHPGDRLFVPSDQLDQVTRYVGGDAPALNKMGGSDWQKTKSKAKRHVRQIAGELIRLYSARMATPGHPFGPDTPWQRELEDAFAHIETPDQLSTIDEVKADMEKSFPMDRLICGDVGYGKTEIAVRAAFKAIQDGKQVAALVPTTLLVQQHLNTFSERYAGYPVTVRALSRFQTDTEAKAVLAGLADGSVDLVIGTHRILGNEVKFKDLGMVIIDEEQRFGVEHKEQLKALRTNVDVLAMSATPIPRTLEMAVTGIREMSTLATPPEERHPVLTFVGGYEEKQVSAAIHRELMREGQVFFVHNNVSTIERTAARIRELVPDARVETAHGKMGEHRLEQVVLDFWERRFDVLVCTTIVETGLDISNANTLILDRADKFGLSQLHQLRGRVGRGRERAYAYFLYPPEKPLTETAHDRLTTIASNTDLGSGMQVAMKDLEIRGAGNLLGGEQSGHIAGVGFDLYVRMVGEAVADFKGEGEAAPAEVKIELPVDAHLPHEYVPGERLRLEAYKKLASAETEEDLTEIVEELTDRYGEPPEPVRNLVAVARLRIVVRTAGLTDVVVQGKNVRFAPAELKESQQLRLARLYPKSSYKEGTRTVLVPKPMTARIGGSPLRDTEVLQWATDLVDQVMLDNVIVDTGANTPRDTSRSR, translated from the coding sequence ATGCCTTCCTCCCTCGCCCCGCTGAAGAGCGCGATCGCCGGTCTGCCCGGCCTCGCGGACATCCCCCGACACCGCGCCACCACCGATCAGCTCGACATCGTCGCGCCGACGGGGCTGCGGGCGCCCACGGTCGCCACGATCGGTGGTGCCGTCCCCGGTGACGCGCCGCAGCTGATCATCACCTCGACCGCGCGTGAGGCCGACGACCTGTCGACCGCGCTCGGCGAGCTCGTCGACCCCGACCTCATCGCGACCTTCCCCAGCTGGGAGACCCTGCCGCACGAGCGCCTCAGCCCGCGCAGCGACACCGTCGGCCGCCGTCTGGCCGTGCTGCGCCGCCTGTCCCACCCGCAGGAGCAGGGTGCGGGCCACGGTCCGCTCGGCTACGTCATCGCCTCCGTGCGCGCGGTCCTCCAGCCGATCGCCAAGGGGCTCGGCGACCTCGAGCCGGTGACCCTGCGCGTCGGGGACGAACGGCCACTGACCGAGATCGCGCAGGCCCTGACCGACGCCGCCTACGTGCGCACCGACCTCGTCGACCGCCGGGGGGAGTTCGCCGTGCGCGGCGGGATCCTCGACGTCTTCCCGCCGACCGAGGAGCACCCGATTCGGGTGGAGTTCTTCGGCGACACGGTCGACGAGATCCGCTGGTTCAAGGTCGCCGACCAGCGCAGCCTCGACGTGACCGAGGTCCTCTGGGCCCCGCCGTGCCGCGAGGTCCTGCTCACCGACTCCGTCCGCGAGCGGGCTGCGGCGCTCGCGCAGGACCTGCCCGGCGTCGCCGACATGCTCCACAAGGTCGCCGAGGGCATCGCCGTCGAGGGCATGGAGTCCCTGGCACCCGCACTCGTCGACGGCATGGAGTCGATCCTCGACGTGCTGCCGAAGGAGGCCTTGGTCCTCGTCCTCGACCACGAGAAGGTCCGGGCCCGTGCCCACGACCTCGTCTCGACGAGCGAGGAGTTCCTCCAGGCCAGTTGGGCCAACGCCGCCGCCGGCAACGTCGTGCCGATCGACCTCGAGGGCGTCCTGGGCACCGCCTCCCACTGGACGCTCGCGCAGGCCAGCGAGCACACGCTCGAGCTCGGCCTGCCGTGGTGGAGCATCACCCCCTTCGCCGTGGACGAGGAGTTGGACGCGCTCGCGGCGGAGATGGACGACCGCGTCGCCCACGACCACGTCGCGCTGCGGGTCCCGGCGGCCGAGCCGCCGAAGTTCCGCGGCAACACCGAGGCCGCGGTCGCCCAGCTCGCCGAGTGGACCACCGCGGGCTGGCGAGTGCTCGTTGCCACCGACGGCGCCGGACTCGTCACCCGCGTCGCCGAGGTGCTGCGCGGCGCCGACGTCCCCACCCGGGTCGTCGACGAGGGCGACCCGGTCGAGCCCACAGAGCTCTCCCAGGGAGTCGTCACCGTCACCCGCGCGAGCCTGGGCACCGGCTTCGTCGCCGCCGACGACCGGCTCGCGGTCCTCACCGAGGCCGACCTCCTGGGCTCGAGCGGCGCCGGCGCCAGCACGCGCGACATGCGCCGGATGCCCTCGCGCCGGCGCAAGCAGGTCGACCCGCTCCAGCTGCGCCCGGGGGACCACGTCGTCCACGAGCAGCACGGCGTCGGGTCCTTCGTCGAGATGATCCAGCGGACCATCGGCGGCGCCACTCGCGAGTACCTCGTCATCGAGTACGCGCCCTCCCGCCGTGGGCACCCCGGCGACCGGCTCTTCGTCCCGTCCGACCAGCTCGATCAGGTCACCCGCTACGTCGGCGGCGACGCGCCGGCGTTGAACAAGATGGGCGGCAGTGACTGGCAGAAGACGAAGTCGAAGGCCAAGCGGCACGTCCGCCAGATCGCGGGTGAGCTGATCCGCCTGTACAGCGCCCGGATGGCCACGCCGGGGCACCCCTTCGGACCGGACACCCCGTGGCAGCGCGAGCTCGAGGACGCCTTCGCGCACATCGAGACGCCGGACCAGCTGAGCACCATCGACGAGGTCAAGGCCGACATGGAGAAGTCCTTCCCCATGGACCGGCTGATCTGTGGTGACGTCGGCTACGGCAAGACCGAGATCGCCGTCCGGGCGGCCTTCAAAGCCATCCAGGACGGCAAGCAGGTCGCCGCGCTCGTGCCGACGACGCTGCTGGTCCAACAGCACCTCAACACCTTCTCCGAGCGGTACGCCGGCTACCCCGTGACGGTCAGGGCACTCAGCCGCTTCCAGACCGACACGGAGGCCAAGGCGGTCCTGGCGGGCCTTGCGGACGGGTCCGTCGATCTCGTCATCGGTACCCACCGCATCCTGGGCAACGAGGTGAAGTTCAAGGACCTCGGGATGGTCATCATCGACGAGGAGCAGCGCTTCGGTGTCGAGCACAAGGAACAGCTGAAGGCCCTGCGTACCAACGTCGACGTCCTGGCCATGTCCGCGACGCCGATCCCGCGCACCCTCGAGATGGCGGTCACCGGCATCCGGGAGATGTCCACCCTCGCCACGCCGCCGGAGGAGCGCCATCCCGTCCTCACCTTCGTCGGTGGTTACGAGGAGAAGCAGGTCTCCGCGGCCATCCACCGCGAGCTGATGCGCGAGGGCCAGGTGTTCTTCGTGCACAACAACGTCAGCACGATCGAGCGCACCGCCGCCCGCATCCGCGAGCTCGTCCCCGACGCCCGGGTCGAGACCGCCCACGGCAAGATGGGCGAGCACCGGCTGGAGCAGGTCGTCCTGGACTTCTGGGAGCGGAGGTTCGACGTGCTGGTGTGCACGACGATCGTCGAGACGGGCCTGGACATCTCCAACGCCAACACCCTCATCCTCGACCGGGCGGACAAGTTCGGCCTGAGCCAGCTGCACCAGCTGCGCGGCCGGGTCGGGCGTGGCCGTGAGCGTGCCTACGCCTACTTCCTCTACCCGCCGGAGAAGCCGCTGACCGAGACCGCACACGACCGGCTGACCACGATCGCGAGCAACACCGACCTCGGCTCCGGCATGCAGGTCGCGATGAAGGACCTCGAGATCCGCGGTGCCGGCAACCTGCTCGGCGGTGAGCAGTCCGGACACATCGCCGGGGTCGGTTTCGACCTGTACGTGCGGATGGTCGGTGAGGCCGTCGCCGACTTCAAGGGCGAAGGGGAGGCCGCGCCGGCCGAGGTCAAGATCGAGCTGCCCGTGGACGCCCACCTGCCGCACGAGTACGTGCCGGGGGAGCGGTTGCGCCTCGAGGCCTACAAGAAGCTCGCCTCCGCGGAGACCGAGGAGGACCTCACCGAGATCGTGGAGGAACTCACCGACCGCTACGGCGAGCCGCCGGAGCCGGTGCGCAACCTCGTCGCCGTCGCGCGGCTGCGCATCGTCGTGCGCACCGCCGGCCTGACCGACGTCGTGGTGCAGGGCAAGAACGTGCGCTTCGCTCCGGCAGAGCTCAAGGAGAGCCAGCAGCTGCGCCTGGCCAGGCTGTACCCGAAGTCGAGCTACAAGGAAGGTACCCGGACGGTGCTCGTCCCGAAGCCGATGACCGCGCGGATCGGGGGCAGCCCCCTCCGCGACACCGAGGTGCTGCAGTGGGCCACCGACCTGGTCGATCAGGTCATGCTCGACAATGTCATCGTGGACACTGGGGCGAACACGCCCCGCGACACCTCGCGCTCCCGTTGA
- a CDS encoding polysaccharide pyruvyl transferase family protein, translating into MKVVVVGDISLGGQYHLGDEAMTEAAIAQLKRHGADVTLIAGDPELSAEYYQVRTIRRLGFRQVARPRKLRMLSELDSALSGEADVPKSMAPAVDAVRVADAVVIAGGGNLNSNGEHHLFERLALKRMAEFFGVPLFLSSQTVGPKLSTRDKEVVKEIARYATVVGVREQSSARLMKDLVRNPKKIVLTFDDAVLVPHMAGSSVPTVDLDLPDRYVVGSFTYHVGTTELTGKDYYRTIASALDQIVSTCDVDIVLLPHMGHLGVGETKGRDCAGHARIAGFMTSPRVHQLPVLSAAQTVSVTAGADFTVSTRYHPVVFGPAVGTPAIGLVTSHYTMTRMHGVLENFGLGTFAVPFEGWDLFGPKIIEALAADREELTGHLADVGTAAVRYQTAWWDGIADRIRRSGGVMKDDLPTLPTYDWGTRADRESFSAFKGVHDALNRTRQRLSLDAAEQAREVEDLTQQIGALAQESRRLKQNLAARAKETATSRESLQQQIDELRERQRPPGAALRDGVRRRVRRWKREKAVRTRGG; encoded by the coding sequence ATGAAGGTCGTCGTTGTCGGTGATATCAGCCTGGGTGGGCAGTACCACTTGGGGGACGAGGCCATGACAGAGGCTGCGATCGCCCAGCTGAAGCGGCACGGGGCCGACGTAACTCTGATCGCCGGAGACCCCGAGCTGTCGGCCGAGTACTACCAGGTGCGCACCATCCGCAGGCTGGGCTTCCGCCAGGTGGCCAGGCCCAGGAAGCTGAGGATGCTGTCCGAGCTCGATTCCGCACTCTCCGGGGAGGCCGACGTCCCGAAGTCGATGGCACCGGCAGTGGATGCGGTGCGCGTGGCGGACGCAGTGGTCATAGCCGGCGGCGGGAACCTCAACTCGAATGGCGAGCACCACCTGTTCGAGCGTCTGGCGTTGAAGCGAATGGCAGAGTTCTTCGGCGTTCCCCTCTTCCTGTCCAGCCAGACCGTCGGGCCGAAGTTGTCGACGCGTGACAAGGAGGTCGTGAAGGAGATCGCCAGGTACGCGACGGTGGTCGGCGTTCGGGAACAGTCGTCCGCCCGCTTGATGAAGGACCTCGTCAGGAACCCCAAGAAGATCGTGCTCACGTTCGACGATGCGGTCCTCGTCCCACACATGGCCGGGTCGAGCGTGCCGACGGTGGACCTCGACCTACCGGACCGCTACGTCGTGGGCAGCTTCACCTACCACGTGGGGACCACCGAGCTGACGGGCAAGGACTACTACCGCACGATCGCCTCGGCGCTGGACCAGATCGTGTCCACCTGTGATGTCGACATCGTCCTGCTCCCGCACATGGGCCACCTCGGCGTCGGCGAGACGAAGGGCCGGGACTGCGCGGGCCATGCCCGGATCGCGGGGTTCATGACGAGCCCACGGGTGCACCAGCTCCCGGTGCTCTCCGCCGCCCAGACCGTGTCGGTGACGGCCGGAGCGGACTTCACGGTGTCCACGCGGTACCACCCGGTCGTGTTCGGTCCGGCGGTCGGGACTCCGGCCATCGGCCTCGTGACGAGCCACTACACGATGACTCGTATGCACGGTGTCCTGGAGAACTTCGGACTGGGCACGTTCGCCGTCCCGTTCGAGGGGTGGGACCTCTTCGGCCCCAAGATCATCGAGGCCCTGGCCGCGGACCGTGAGGAGCTGACGGGCCATCTGGCGGACGTCGGTACCGCAGCCGTGCGCTACCAAACCGCGTGGTGGGACGGGATCGCCGACAGGATCCGTCGTTCCGGAGGGGTGATGAAGGACGACCTGCCGACTCTCCCGACGTACGACTGGGGGACGCGAGCGGATCGGGAGTCCTTTTCGGCCTTCAAGGGCGTCCACGACGCACTCAACAGGACCAGACAGCGCCTGTCCCTCGACGCCGCGGAGCAAGCACGGGAAGTGGAGGACCTGACACAGCAGATCGGGGCGCTGGCGCAGGAGAGCCGACGGCTGAAGCAGAACCTGGCGGCCAGAGCCAAGGAGACGGCGACGTCGCGCGAGTCCCTGCAGCAGCAGATCGATGAGCTCCGCGAGAGGCAACGACCGCCGGGGGCTGCCCTCAGGGATGGCGTGCGACGCCGGGTTCGCCGATGGAAGCGCGAGAAGGCAGTCCGGACCCGTGGCGGGTGA